One segment of Psychromonas sp. psych-6C06 DNA contains the following:
- a CDS encoding RodZ domain-containing protein, with product MKTDSIPSTETVKPLGQALKDAREGASLSIEEAASQLNLSTTTVRDLEDDLDDIFAQNKYPLIYLRGYLVNYAKLLHFTELGKYSEFQQLECIQKEKKILKASPLMLPRTNKRSFKIPLLLVFILLLIGIVYQFQHHFFSAFDSVLTPEEQSLIKTHIVGPNETIPPIQTAVKLPIAQKVSATLNTAVTPVIAPSLVPSIIPSAIPSIAPQVTPTVVPTAPINDVKEVIEAESEAPVTDYSAINEQHSEPQNTQNASFDAFTTAPSTESEENSSREPEAVIEEQVEEYKGPEELYLSFMGDCWTEIFDATGKRIAFGLYKNGRVLMLKGTAPFQLKLGDPSVVEIQYHDQIIEGEFTPGRSAQFSVPLS from the coding sequence ATGAAGACTGATAGCATCCCCTCAACAGAGACAGTTAAACCTTTAGGGCAAGCACTCAAAGATGCGCGTGAAGGCGCCTCGTTATCCATTGAAGAGGCGGCGAGTCAGCTAAATTTATCGACAACAACGGTGCGTGATCTTGAAGATGATCTTGATGATATATTTGCACAAAACAAATACCCGCTAATTTATCTGCGTGGTTATTTGGTCAATTATGCTAAATTACTGCATTTTACTGAATTAGGTAAATATTCTGAATTTCAGCAGCTAGAATGCATTCAAAAAGAGAAGAAAATATTAAAAGCTTCTCCGTTAATGTTACCGCGCACAAATAAACGTTCCTTTAAAATTCCCCTGTTATTGGTTTTTATTTTGTTGCTTATCGGTATTGTTTATCAATTCCAGCATCACTTTTTTAGCGCATTTGATTCGGTATTAACACCAGAAGAACAATCGTTAATCAAAACTCATATAGTGGGCCCTAACGAGACAATTCCACCCATTCAAACTGCCGTTAAATTGCCGATTGCACAGAAAGTCTCGGCTACGCTAAACACTGCTGTGACCCCGGTCATTGCGCCGAGCCTTGTGCCTAGTATCATACCTAGTGCAATACCGAGTATTGCACCACAAGTAACCCCAACAGTTGTTCCTACCGCCCCAATCAATGATGTGAAAGAAGTAATTGAAGCTGAAAGTGAGGCTCCTGTTACTGATTATTCAGCGATTAATGAACAACATAGCGAACCACAAAATACGCAAAATGCTAGTTTTGATGCTTTTACAACGGCCCCATCAACAGAGTCTGAGGAAAATAGCAGTCGTGAACCAGAAGCTGTGATTGAGGAGCAAGTTGAAGAATATAAGGGGCCTGAGGAACTCTACCTAAGTTTTATGGGGGATTGCTGGACTGAAATATTTGATGCGACCGGTAAACGTATCGCATTTGGTTTATATAAAAATGGTCGTGTTTTAATGCTTAAAGGTACAGCCCCTTTTCAGCTAAAATTAGGTGATCCGAGTGTTGTCGAGATACAATACCACGATCAAATTATCGAAGGTGAATTTACACCCGGCCGCAGTGCGCAATTTAGCGTGCCACTCTCTTAA
- the pilW gene encoding type IV pilus biogenesis/stability protein PilW, producing MRLFFIVLSSIFFLSACVSSETTVTTKNSGAGKATQFDPKGAADTRVKLALVYLRKNNMQQAKENLDKALEYQPNNADIYRIFAYYYQRVNENDTAEEYYKHSLRIDSKNADTYNNYGTFLCKLKRYEEAEDAFLSAVEQSSYTSVANTYENAALCAEKAQAVDKAIFYYQYALSHNPNKTYIHLSLAKLNIDKKAYNEARLNLFNFQKKNKATAESLWQWIRLSYATEKGASLSKYAAQLLEQFPESQRALDYLNHEYY from the coding sequence ATGCGTTTATTTTTCATCGTTTTATCATCGATTTTTTTCTTAAGTGCTTGTGTTTCTAGTGAAACAACTGTTACCACTAAAAACTCTGGTGCGGGTAAAGCCACTCAGTTTGATCCCAAAGGCGCTGCGGATACACGTGTTAAGCTAGCCCTTGTTTATCTGCGTAAAAATAATATGCAGCAAGCCAAAGAAAACCTCGATAAAGCCTTAGAATACCAACCTAATAACGCCGATATTTACCGCATCTTTGCTTATTACTACCAACGTGTAAATGAAAATGACACCGCCGAAGAGTATTACAAACATTCACTACGAATAGATTCTAAGAATGCTGATACTTACAATAACTACGGTACTTTCTTATGTAAATTAAAACGTTATGAAGAGGCTGAAGATGCTTTCTTAAGCGCGGTAGAGCAATCGAGTTACACCAGTGTGGCAAACACTTATGAAAATGCAGCGTTGTGTGCAGAAAAAGCACAAGCCGTTGATAAAGCAATTTTCTATTATCAATATGCGCTTTCTCATAACCCAAACAAAACCTACATCCATCTCTCACTTGCCAAGCTTAATATTGATAAAAAAGCCTATAATGAAGCACGTTTAAACCTGTTTAATTTCCAGAAAAAAAATAAAGCAACGGCTGAAAGCTTATGGCAATGGATTCGCCTGAGTTATGCGACCGAAAAAGGGGCTAGCCTAAGTAAATATGCTGCGCAACTACTAGAGCAATTCCCTGAGTCTCAACGCGCCTTAGACTATTTAAATCATGAGTACTATTAA
- the feoB gene encoding Fe(2+) transporter permease subunit FeoB: MSLTIATIGNPNSGKTSLFNMLTGANQNVGNWSGVTVEKKTGYFTLADNSEVRIVDLPGIYSLDVDNEGSSLDERVAFDYISQQRPDLVINVIDASCLERSLYLTLQLKELGLPVVAVINKMDVATKKQLVINKKRLMKQLDCPVVTLSAHDKKSVKQFSEQLPTFTNQSMGDPIELDYGTKLSPLIDSSALLLAKNSAHLERRALAIKLLEGDSRLYSQLDKTQQTQFLAHKQQLESDPEFDIDLQIADTRYTFIYQVVQDAVRTEGKLGRSLSEKIDALVLNRFLGIPIFLLVMYLMFMFSINIGSAFIDFFDISAGAIFVDGTAQLLGAVSAPDWLINVLAYGAGNGVQTVMTFIPVIGCLYLFLALLESSGYLARAALVIDKTMQVIGLPGKSFVPMIVGFGCTVPAVMAARTLEKERERLLTVVMSPFMSCGARLPVYALFASAFFPESGQNIVFLLYLIGVLVAVLTGFVLSRTLLPGKSENMFLELPDYEFPTLRNTLLKTWQKLKNFVFGAGKTIVIVVTLLNVVNSIGTDGSFGHQDSADSVLSKGAQIVTPLLSPLGVTQDNWPATVGIVTGLFAKEAVVGTLNNLYSTQEAGEEVTLTLAAKLNEALATIPENLMGINISDPLGLDVGDLANHEEVAEEQGVDLTIFTNIQSAFVTPEAAFAYLLFILLYAPCAAAMGAIVREVGGQWAKFIAIWTTATAYIVSVSYYQIATFSMQPNSHIIYIIASVLIVVAVIWQLRRRGNVLAVRALA, encoded by the coding sequence ATGAGCCTAACGATAGCAACCATTGGTAATCCAAATTCGGGTAAAACGAGTCTCTTTAATATGCTCACCGGTGCCAATCAGAATGTAGGCAACTGGAGTGGTGTGACGGTTGAAAAAAAGACCGGTTACTTTACATTAGCAGATAATAGTGAAGTACGAATTGTTGATCTTCCGGGCATATATAGCTTAGATGTAGATAACGAGGGGAGCTCCCTAGACGAACGCGTAGCCTTTGATTATATCAGCCAGCAACGCCCTGATTTGGTCATTAACGTTATTGACGCAAGTTGTTTAGAGCGTAGTTTGTATTTAACTCTACAACTTAAAGAGCTAGGGTTACCCGTTGTGGCTGTTATCAATAAAATGGACGTGGCGACAAAAAAACAGTTAGTGATTAATAAAAAGCGCTTAATGAAACAGTTAGATTGCCCTGTTGTTACATTATCTGCGCATGATAAAAAGTCAGTAAAGCAATTCTCTGAGCAACTACCTACTTTTACCAATCAATCAATGGGCGACCCGATTGAGCTTGATTACGGAACAAAACTCTCACCTTTAATTGATAGTAGCGCCTTATTACTCGCAAAAAACAGTGCTCACCTTGAAAGAAGAGCTTTAGCTATTAAGTTGTTAGAGGGGGATAGTCGTCTTTATTCACAGCTGGATAAAACACAGCAAACACAATTTTTAGCGCATAAACAGCAACTAGAAAGTGATCCTGAATTTGATATCGATTTACAGATAGCAGATACGCGTTACACCTTTATTTATCAAGTTGTACAAGATGCGGTGCGCACCGAAGGTAAACTAGGTCGTTCGTTGAGTGAAAAAATAGATGCCTTAGTATTAAATCGTTTCCTGGGTATTCCTATCTTTTTATTAGTAATGTATCTGATGTTCATGTTTTCTATCAATATTGGTAGCGCCTTTATAGACTTCTTTGATATTAGTGCAGGCGCTATTTTTGTAGATGGAACCGCGCAACTTTTGGGGGCTGTCTCCGCACCTGACTGGCTAATTAATGTGCTGGCTTATGGGGCTGGTAATGGTGTGCAAACCGTGATGACTTTTATTCCGGTGATTGGCTGTTTATATCTATTTCTAGCGTTACTGGAAAGCTCTGGTTACCTTGCGCGTGCAGCCCTTGTTATTGATAAAACGATGCAAGTGATCGGTTTACCCGGTAAATCATTTGTGCCTATGATTGTTGGATTTGGCTGTACAGTACCTGCAGTGATGGCCGCTCGTACCTTGGAGAAAGAGCGTGAAAGATTATTAACCGTGGTGATGTCGCCGTTTATGTCCTGTGGCGCTCGTTTACCTGTATATGCGTTATTTGCCAGTGCGTTCTTTCCTGAAAGCGGACAAAACATCGTTTTTCTTCTCTATCTCATTGGTGTTTTAGTGGCGGTGTTAACGGGGTTTGTATTAAGCCGCACGCTATTACCGGGTAAAAGTGAAAACATGTTTTTAGAGTTGCCTGACTATGAGTTTCCAACCCTGCGAAATACGTTGCTTAAAACTTGGCAAAAGCTGAAAAACTTCGTTTTCGGTGCCGGGAAAACCATCGTGATTGTAGTGACGCTGTTAAATGTTGTTAATTCGATTGGAACAGATGGTAGCTTTGGCCACCAAGACAGTGCTGATTCAGTGCTTAGTAAAGGTGCACAAATTGTCACACCGCTATTATCGCCATTAGGCGTAACACAGGATAACTGGCCGGCAACAGTGGGCATCGTGACTGGATTATTCGCTAAAGAGGCGGTTGTTGGTACGCTTAATAACCTGTATTCAACTCAAGAAGCAGGTGAAGAAGTAACGCTGACATTAGCTGCAAAACTAAATGAAGCGTTAGCCACGATTCCTGAAAACCTAATGGGCATTAATATCAGTGATCCGCTTGGTTTAGATGTTGGTGATTTAGCGAACCATGAGGAAGTCGCTGAAGAGCAGGGCGTTGATTTAACTATTTTCACAAATATACAAAGCGCCTTTGTGACCCCAGAAGCAGCCTTTGCATACCTATTGTTTATTTTGTTGTATGCACCTTGTGCTGCTGCGATGGGGGCAATAGTGCGCGAAGTGGGCGGACAATGGGCGAAATTTATTGCTATCTGGACAACCGCTACCGCGTATATCGTATCGGTTTCCTATTATCAAATTGCGACTTTTTCGATGCAACCAAATAGCCATATCATCTATATTATTGCTTCGGTATTAATTGTGGTCGCCGTGATTTGGCAATTAAGGCGTCGAGGCAACGTCCTCGCAGTACGTGCTTTAGCATGA
- a CDS encoding AsmA family protein, with amino-acid sequence MKLFIKLAITLVVLLLLAVLVLLVLVNPNDYKPEIEAQVKQSINRDLHIKGDIGWTFFPQLGFSAGEIELDNLSGFSKPHLAKVKDASLGINILPLLKGEISIGKLTLDGFELTLLTTKEGVSNLDNMSSATENTTDDNNTSTSENDSPEDTTQGESFFDISKTQLAGIDINNTVIEIQDLQADSYQKFTVNEIKLGQFSFDQATDLSVITALVIDDMKVNLQLTSKLLVNNSLDNIQLNNLLLKTDVTADALPNGALNSLLKTDINYAVNSKKVTLAGVDIKTDISGDNLPNKKVVTQFNADVTYLIDSQKASIDNLKLLIDKLSLAGDVTVQTGLLTKVRYQLVANEWDLNPYMAQKEKQATSSDAANSPSGTDSSSTSSNTSEEVEPDLSFLKGLDIDGTLKIAGVKVEKIKIGEINKHLIIKKGKAQLKPLTAALYGGMLTVNGEVDESNGKNKYQIATQLKNVSLRPLLTDAAELDMLSGTTAFDFTGKGQGLTATKIQEEIIGQGNFKLLDGELYGVNIPQEIRVLKAKIKGKALPTSDSIKKTDFASLTGNFSIASGLVNNQKLLMLSPVMRLDGNGLAHIIEQSLDYKLSITPLSKSTEKTDYADLTGITLPLLIKGSFTNPSFSIDTDGALKDYAKQQLAEKQEKLKQQAEKALSEQTKNLDAETQEKIKKESKRLEDKLKKFF; translated from the coding sequence ATGAAGTTATTTATTAAATTAGCCATCACATTGGTTGTGCTGTTGCTACTAGCAGTATTGGTATTATTAGTACTCGTTAATCCCAATGATTATAAACCCGAAATAGAAGCACAAGTTAAACAAAGTATTAATCGTGACTTACATATTAAAGGTGATATCGGTTGGACGTTTTTCCCACAACTTGGTTTTAGTGCTGGTGAAATTGAGCTAGATAATTTATCTGGTTTCAGCAAACCACACCTTGCTAAAGTTAAAGATGCTTCCCTTGGAATAAATATTTTACCATTATTAAAAGGTGAAATTTCGATTGGTAAGCTCACCCTTGATGGTTTTGAATTAACCCTACTGACTACTAAAGAAGGTGTTTCAAACCTGGATAATATGAGCAGTGCTACCGAGAACACGACAGACGATAATAACACTAGCACATCTGAAAACGACTCCCCTGAAGATACCACTCAGGGTGAAAGCTTCTTTGATATCAGTAAAACACAGTTAGCCGGTATTGATATCAACAATACCGTGATTGAAATCCAAGATTTACAAGCGGATAGCTACCAAAAATTTACCGTTAATGAGATTAAACTTGGCCAGTTTAGCTTTGATCAAGCAACCGATTTGAGTGTTATTACAGCCTTGGTCATTGATGATATGAAGGTCAATTTACAGTTAACCTCGAAGTTGCTGGTTAATAATAGCCTAGATAACATTCAGCTTAATAACCTACTCCTTAAAACTGATGTCACTGCAGATGCGTTACCAAATGGTGCGTTAAACAGTCTGTTAAAAACAGATATTAATTATGCAGTTAACAGCAAAAAAGTAACGCTTGCTGGTGTTGACATTAAAACCGATATCAGTGGCGATAATCTACCTAATAAAAAAGTGGTAACCCAGTTTAATGCTGATGTGACTTACCTTATCGATAGCCAAAAGGCCTCTATCGATAACCTTAAGCTATTGATCGATAAATTATCATTAGCGGGCGATGTAACCGTGCAAACCGGTCTGTTAACCAAAGTACGTTATCAGTTGGTCGCTAATGAGTGGGATCTTAACCCCTATATGGCTCAGAAAGAGAAACAGGCAACAAGCTCTGATGCAGCTAATAGTCCCTCTGGCACAGATTCATCATCAACTTCAAGCAACACCTCCGAAGAAGTTGAACCGGATTTAAGTTTCTTAAAAGGGTTAGATATTGATGGAACTTTAAAGATTGCAGGCGTTAAGGTTGAAAAAATCAAAATTGGTGAAATCAACAAACACCTGATTATTAAAAAAGGTAAGGCACAGCTTAAACCACTGACAGCAGCGTTATACGGAGGGATGCTAACGGTTAACGGTGAAGTAGATGAGAGCAACGGTAAAAACAAATATCAAATTGCGACTCAGCTGAAAAACGTTTCACTACGCCCACTTTTAACCGATGCGGCCGAACTTGATATGCTAAGTGGTACAACTGCCTTTGACTTCACAGGTAAAGGGCAAGGTCTTACTGCCACCAAAATACAAGAAGAGATTATTGGCCAAGGTAACTTCAAACTACTTGATGGTGAGTTGTATGGTGTCAATATTCCTCAAGAGATACGTGTTCTTAAAGCTAAAATAAAAGGTAAGGCTTTACCTACAAGTGACAGCATTAAGAAAACCGACTTTGCTTCGCTAACCGGTAATTTCAGTATCGCCAGTGGTTTAGTGAATAATCAAAAATTATTAATGTTATCACCTGTAATGCGCCTTGATGGTAATGGTTTAGCACATATTATTGAGCAATCTTTGGATTATAAATTGAGTATTACACCACTGTCTAAAAGCACTGAAAAAACTGATTACGCAGATTTAACGGGGATTACATTACCTCTACTTATCAAGGGTAGCTTTACCAATCCTAGTTTTTCTATCGATACAGATGGAGCATTAAAAGACTATGCGAAACAACAGCTTGCTGAAAAACAGGAAAAGCTAAAACAACAGGCTGAAAAAGCGCTCAGCGAGCAAACTAAAAATTTGGACGCTGAAACGCAGGAGAAGATAAAGAAAGAGAGTAAACGTTTAGAAGACAAGCTTAAAAAGTTCTTTTAG
- the ispG gene encoding flavodoxin-dependent (E)-4-hydroxy-3-methylbut-2-enyl-diphosphate synthase has protein sequence MSHTSSIIRRVSKQIMVGNVPVGGDAPISVQSMTNTLTTDVAATVAQIKRLEAVGADMVRVSVPTMNAAEAFKEIKQQVNIPLIADIHFDYRIALKVAEYGVDCLRINPGNIGNEQRIRSVVDCARHNNIPIRIGVNGGSLEADIQEQYGEPTAQALVDSALRHVDILDRLNFEQFKVSVKASDALLAVESYQLLAKQIVQPLHLGITEAGGLRSGSVKSAVGMGMLLSQGIGDTLRVSLAADPVEEIKVGFDILKSLRIRSRGINFIACPTCSRQEFDVIATVNALEERLEDIITPIDVSIIGCVVNGPGEALVSDIGITGGKTKSGFYEDGKRQKERFDNDNVIDQLEAKIRARVSRSDPNNVIIKV, from the coding sequence ATGAGTCATACCTCTTCAATTATTCGTCGTGTTTCTAAACAGATCATGGTGGGCAATGTGCCCGTTGGTGGTGACGCACCAATTTCAGTACAATCGATGACTAATACCTTAACGACCGATGTAGCCGCCACCGTTGCACAAATTAAACGTTTAGAAGCTGTTGGCGCAGATATGGTACGTGTTTCTGTACCGACAATGAACGCAGCTGAAGCCTTTAAAGAGATTAAGCAACAGGTCAACATTCCATTAATTGCTGATATTCACTTTGATTATCGTATCGCACTTAAAGTGGCAGAGTACGGGGTCGATTGTTTACGTATTAATCCTGGTAATATTGGTAATGAGCAACGAATCCGCAGTGTCGTTGATTGTGCTCGACATAATAATATTCCGATTCGTATAGGTGTTAATGGTGGGTCTTTAGAGGCTGATATTCAAGAGCAATACGGTGAGCCTACCGCGCAAGCACTAGTAGATTCTGCACTTCGTCACGTTGATATTCTCGATAGACTGAACTTTGAACAATTTAAAGTGAGCGTAAAAGCATCCGATGCGTTACTTGCTGTTGAATCATATCAACTGCTGGCTAAGCAGATTGTGCAACCACTGCATTTAGGGATAACCGAAGCAGGTGGCTTGAGAAGTGGTAGCGTGAAGTCTGCAGTAGGAATGGGCATGTTACTTTCACAGGGCATCGGCGATACGCTGCGTGTTTCGTTAGCCGCTGACCCCGTCGAAGAGATTAAAGTGGGGTTTGATATTTTAAAGTCACTGCGTATTCGTAGTCGCGGTATTAACTTTATTGCCTGCCCAACCTGTTCGCGTCAAGAATTTGATGTGATTGCAACGGTCAATGCATTAGAAGAGCGCCTTGAAGATATTATCACCCCAATTGATGTTTCAATTATTGGCTGTGTGGTGAATGGCCCTGGTGAAGCGTTAGTTTCCGATATCGGTATTACTGGCGGTAAAACAAAAAGTGGTTTTTACGAAGATGGCAAACGCCAAAAAGAGCGTTTTGATAATGACAACGTGATTGACCAACTTGAAGCTAAAATTCGAGCACGTGTTAGCCGTAGTGATCCGAACAACGTTATTATTAAAGTGTAA
- a CDS encoding FeoA family protein translates to MVLSELRAGQSATIVSMQEMEPIMRKKLLNLGFLPKAKVELLRLAPMGDPVVIRCASSSIALRKVVLGHIQVELSA, encoded by the coding sequence ATGGTATTATCGGAACTACGTGCAGGGCAAAGTGCAACAATCGTCAGCATGCAGGAAATGGAACCAATCATGCGCAAGAAATTGCTAAATTTAGGCTTTCTACCCAAAGCAAAAGTAGAGTTACTGCGTCTTGCGCCAATGGGAGACCCCGTGGTTATTCGCTGTGCAAGTAGTAGCATCGCGCTTCGTAAAGTGGTCTTAGGTCATATTCAAGTGGAGTTATCAGCATGA
- a CDS encoding FeoC-like transcriptional regulator: MILKSIYEYLQQAGRVEESALLKHFHLRQAGLDALIAPLMRSGKVQKSVHQRGEQLPPIIYYSTTDKQQIPALTIV; this comes from the coding sequence ATGATATTAAAATCTATTTATGAATATTTGCAGCAGGCTGGGCGGGTTGAAGAATCTGCTCTGCTCAAGCACTTTCATTTGCGCCAAGCAGGTTTAGATGCTTTGATTGCACCATTAATGCGATCTGGGAAAGTGCAAAAATCCGTGCATCAACGTGGTGAGCAGTTGCCCCCTATCATCTACTACAGCACGACAGATAAGCAACAAATCCCTGCGCTAACAATTGTTTAA
- the hisS gene encoding histidine--tRNA ligase, translated as MAKKIQAIRGMNDTLPEQTPVWQKLESLLREVVSSYGYSEIRMPIVESTALFKRSIGEVTDIVEKEMYTFDDNGDSLTLRPEGTASCVRAGNEHGLLYNQERRMWYMGPMFRHERPQKGRYRQFNQFAIETFGMATPDIDAEVILLSARLWKALGIDSHVELQLNSLGSNEARALYKEALVSYLELHEEKLDEDSKRRMKTNPLRVLDSKNPDVQAVLVNAPKLSEHLDEESVSHFAKLQQYLDAAGIKYVINERLVRGLDYYNRTVFEWVTTSLGAQGTICAGGRYDGLVEQLGGKATPAVGFAMGLERIVLMLNELALNDDVQADVDIYSVLVGEETDIAGFKMAELIRNELPALKMMHHCGAGNFKKQMKRADKSGAKIALIIGETELQDNCVTIKDLQGKADQQTVAMDELIAVLPTYF; from the coding sequence GTGGCAAAAAAGATCCAAGCTATTCGTGGTATGAACGATACCCTTCCTGAGCAAACCCCGGTTTGGCAAAAATTAGAATCCCTACTGAGAGAAGTCGTAAGCAGTTATGGTTACTCTGAAATTCGTATGCCAATTGTGGAAAGCACTGCGCTTTTCAAACGTTCTATTGGTGAAGTGACCGATATCGTTGAAAAAGAGATGTATACCTTTGACGATAATGGCGATAGTTTAACGCTCCGCCCTGAGGGAACTGCTTCTTGTGTACGTGCGGGTAACGAGCATGGTTTGTTATATAACCAAGAGCGCCGTATGTGGTATATGGGGCCGATGTTCCGCCATGAGCGTCCACAAAAAGGGCGTTACCGTCAGTTTAATCAATTTGCCATTGAAACCTTTGGCATGGCAACGCCGGATATCGATGCAGAAGTGATTTTACTTTCTGCGCGTCTTTGGAAAGCTTTAGGTATCGACTCACATGTTGAGTTGCAACTTAACTCATTAGGCTCAAATGAAGCCCGTGCTTTATACAAAGAAGCGCTAGTCAGTTATTTAGAACTGCATGAAGAAAAGCTTGATGAAGATAGCAAGCGTCGTATGAAAACAAACCCGCTACGCGTATTGGACAGTAAAAACCCAGATGTACAGGCGGTATTAGTAAATGCACCAAAGCTCTCTGAACACCTTGATGAAGAGTCGGTTAGCCATTTCGCTAAATTACAACAATATCTTGATGCTGCTGGAATAAAGTATGTCATTAATGAACGTTTAGTCCGTGGTCTTGATTATTATAATCGCACCGTATTCGAATGGGTAACAACAAGCCTTGGTGCACAGGGGACAATTTGTGCTGGTGGTCGTTATGATGGTTTAGTTGAGCAATTGGGGGGTAAAGCAACACCTGCAGTTGGCTTTGCGATGGGTCTTGAGCGTATCGTATTAATGCTTAATGAACTTGCACTTAATGATGATGTCCAAGCGGATGTTGATATTTATAGTGTATTAGTCGGTGAAGAAACTGATATTGCTGGTTTTAAAATGGCTGAGCTTATTCGTAACGAATTACCTGCGCTTAAAATGATGCATCACTGTGGTGCTGGCAACTTTAAAAAGCAGATGAAACGTGCTGATAAAAGTGGCGCAAAAATCGCACTTATTATCGGTGAGACAGAGTTACAAGATAACTGTGTCACAATAAAAGATTTACAAGGTAAAGCAGATCAACAAACGGTTGCAATGGATGAACTGATTGCTGTATTACCTACTTATTTTTAA
- the yciH gene encoding stress response translation initiation inhibitor YciH translates to MDLSGLNLVYSTDGGKIEQPKEKKKAPEGDGIIRLHRETKGRKGKGVTLIKGLQLDEKALKALAKEIKKRTGTGGAVKEFVIEIQGEQRDIIKSLLEAKGYTVKLAGS, encoded by the coding sequence ATGGACTTAAGTGGACTTAATTTAGTTTATTCAACCGATGGCGGAAAAATTGAGCAACCTAAAGAGAAAAAAAAGGCCCCCGAAGGTGATGGCATCATCCGTTTACACCGAGAAACTAAAGGTAGAAAAGGAAAAGGCGTTACACTGATTAAAGGCTTACAGCTTGATGAAAAGGCGTTGAAAGCACTCGCTAAAGAGATTAAAAAACGCACTGGCACAGGTGGTGCAGTAAAAGAGTTTGTAATTGAAATTCAAGGCGAACAACGCGACATCATCAAATCATTATTGGAAGCTAAGGGCTATACCGTCAAATTAGCGGGTAGTTAA
- a CDS encoding bifunctional tRNA (adenosine(37)-C2)-methyltransferase TrmG/ribosomal RNA large subunit methyltransferase RlmN, translating to MSIKKVNLLDLNRESLRAFFVELGEKAFRAEQVMKWVYHFGCDDFDKMDNINKKLREKLKARAEIVAPEVKVEQRSSDGTIKWVMSVGNQDIETVYIPEKDRATLCVSSQVGCALACNFCSTAQQGFNRNLSVSEIIGQVWRAAQVVGVMGKEGKRPITNVVMMGMGEPLLNLNNVIPAMELMLDDFGYALSKRRVTLSTSGVVPALDILGDKIDVALAISLHASNDELRSQMMPINDKYNIADFLAGVKRYIGKSKANRGKVTIEYLLLDHFNDSTDQAHELAHLLKDTPCKINLIPFNPFPGNDYEKPSNSRVDRFNKVLMEYGYTVIVRKTRGDDIDAACGQLVGDVIDRTKRVIKKRQKGENISISEA from the coding sequence ATGAGTATTAAAAAAGTAAACCTATTAGATCTAAACCGTGAATCGTTACGTGCGTTTTTTGTTGAGCTAGGCGAAAAAGCATTCCGTGCGGAGCAGGTGATGAAGTGGGTTTACCATTTTGGTTGTGATGACTTCGATAAGATGGATAACATCAATAAAAAACTACGAGAAAAACTTAAAGCAAGAGCTGAAATTGTTGCCCCAGAAGTGAAAGTTGAACAACGTAGTAGTGATGGGACGATAAAGTGGGTCATGAGTGTTGGTAACCAAGATATTGAAACGGTTTACATTCCTGAAAAAGACCGTGCAACACTGTGTGTTTCTTCGCAGGTTGGCTGTGCATTGGCGTGTAACTTTTGCTCAACGGCGCAGCAAGGTTTTAACCGAAATTTAAGTGTGTCGGAAATCATTGGTCAGGTTTGGCGTGCAGCACAAGTTGTTGGAGTGATGGGGAAAGAGGGTAAACGTCCAATCACTAACGTGGTCATGATGGGCATGGGTGAGCCTCTACTTAATTTAAATAACGTGATCCCTGCAATGGAATTAATGCTAGATGATTTTGGATATGCATTATCAAAACGTCGTGTGACGCTTTCTACTTCAGGCGTTGTGCCGGCATTAGATATTTTGGGAGATAAAATCGACGTCGCATTAGCTATCTCATTACATGCATCAAATGATGAATTACGCTCACAGATGATGCCAATTAACGATAAATATAATATTGCTGACTTCCTTGCTGGTGTGAAACGCTATATCGGTAAATCTAAAGCGAACCGTGGCAAAGTGACCATTGAATACTTATTACTAGATCACTTTAATGATTCAACGGATCAAGCCCATGAGCTCGCACACCTTTTAAAAGATACGCCCTGTAAAATTAACTTGATCCCGTTTAACCCATTCCCAGGTAACGATTACGAAAAACCAAGTAATAGTCGTGTTGATCGCTTTAACAAAGTGTTAATGGAATATGGTTATACAGTGATCGTGCGTAAAACACGTGGTGATGACATTGATGCAGCCTGTGGGCAATTGGTAGGAGATGTCATTGATCGTACTAAACGAGTCATCAAAAAACGTCAAAAAGGTGAAAATATCAGCATTTCTGAGGCGTAA